The window TTAGCCCAAGCTCAGTTGCAGTCTTCAGAAGCCATCGTCTTGGACATCGGCCTACCTGGAATGGACGGGTACGAAGTTGCCCGCCTACTGCGTCAGGAGACTTGGGGGCGACAAGCGCTCCTGATTGCGGTCACTGGCTACGGACAAGAAGAAGATAAACAGCGTGCCATGGATGCAGGCTTTGATCATCATCTCGTCAAACCCGTGGATCTCACCCGACTCAAAAGTCTGCTGAGAGTCAGCCCTGAGGAGCCTGCTGTTGAGCAGATCTCCGCATGAAGCATGAGTCTGCTCGACTTGATAAAAGGCTCCTAGTAGGGTAACTAGGAGCCTTCTTGTGACGTTACATCATTTTCTTTTCACCGTGCATGGTGCAGGTGCCGGATTTGCAAGCGGGACAGGCAGGAGCAGCGTCTTTCATCATGGAGGAGGAACTGCAGCTAGTGAGAGTCATCAGAGTGGCAGTGACAGAGAGGAGGAGGAATGATTTCATTGGAGTGTTGCTTGTTGTTAGGCTGGCAGATCTGTAACCCGCCAGGCAACGGTAAGAGGCGAGTCCACCGCCTTATTCCCATCAAAGTATTCCAGCCTTCAAAAAAAATTTCCTCGGGCTACTCCTAGGCTTTTTTCGTCTTCAGGGCTCTCTTACGCTCAGGAAACAGAGTCGTACAAATCTCACATACCGTCCCGTCACAACCGCGGGCGGAGCAGAATTCGCGACCGTAAAAGATGATTTGGAGATGCAGCTTGTTCCAGGCGGATTCGGGGAAAAGGCGCTTCAGATCCCGCTCTGTCTGCGTGACGTTTTTACCCTCTGTGAGTTTCCAGCGTTGGGCTAAACGATGGATGTGAGTATCCACCGGAAAGGAAGGTACGCCAAAAGACTGCGCCATGACCACCTGTGCCGTTTTATGCCCGACCCCGGGCAGTTCCTCCAGCAGTGCTAGGTCTGCAGGCACCTGACCTCCATATTTTTCGACGAGGATCTCAGACAGCTTTTGGATCGCTTTCGCCTTTTGCGGTCCCAGACCGCACGGTTTTACGATCTTTTCGATCTCAGCCACAGGCACGCGGGCTATCTCCTGCGGGGTGCGGCCAAGAGACCAGAGTTTGGGAGTGATCAAGTTCACCCGCACATCCGTGCACTGGGCCGATAACAGGACCGCCACGAGAAGGGTGTAAGCATCCGTATGGTCCAGAGGAACTGGGGGATCAGGATACAACTGCCCCAGCCGTTGGAGCACGTAGGTGGCGCGTTCGGCCTTGGTCACGGAAAAGAGACGTTTAGCTACGCTGAAGACGCTGCACCATTTTACGCACGTGATCGTACTTCTGGCGGTCTTTCATGATGGCCAAGCTCTTGGACTTGGACCCCCAGCGCAAAACGCGGATGTTCACGTGGCGCACGCCCCAGGCATTCATGTGAGCGCGTGTGGGCTGGTAGATATCAATGGTATTCGTTCCCACCAGTGCAGAGCCGTAGTCATCCACTTGATAAATGTAGGGTGTGCCCTCGATCTGGAAAATGGTGCCCACTGGATAAACGGACCAATCGGCAGCGGCGCTACGCAAAACGCTGCCATATTTTAACTGCGACCCCACAGCGGTACGCGCCCCATACTGGATATGATCTGACTCACTGTGGGTGTAAGCCGTCGTCCGCACAGCCGTGATGCGAGTGCCTTTTTTAGACAAGACTTTCTTGTTCGAACTCGAGGAGGAACAAGAGCATAGCAGAGCTGCGATAATGCAGAGCAGGCAAGTGGTGGCGTTTCTCATCATTTCACAAGTCTTGACATTCAAGCTACCGCTGAATTGAGTATCATGGTGAGGCATCCCAACCCTGAAATCAATCACGGATTTTCCACCCTCCATTCTCCAGCGGCTATCAGGGCAGCTTAAGCTTGGCCGCATAAGCCTCCGCCGCTGCGGGAGAGGTCATGCTTTTTTTGCCAAAAGCGGTCGGACCTGCGCAGCCGCCCCCTAAAATCAAATAACCCGGCTGCCAGACCAGCGTGTAGGCATTGTCGCCCTTCGCACCTCCATTCGGCAGCAGCCACTCCAGCTTTCCTTTGGCATCAAAGGCGGCTGTGTAGATATCAGTGCCGCCCAGGCTGGTGAGAGTTTGGCCTGCGAAGGTGGCCGTGGCAGAAAACTCCCCTGTCACATAGACCTGCCCGGAGGCATCGGTTGCCACACCCAGACAATAATCCACCCCAGGCCCCTGAATGACCTGGTGCCAGAGCGCTTTTCCTTCGGGTGAAAAATGGACCACGAGCCCATCATTGTCCTTCTCATTGGAAGTCTCATACGACTGCTCACCCAGCTTTACGCGGCCCTTAAACATGCCCACACCCGTCACTGCCCCCGCTGCATCCACGGTGATTTCATGAAACCCTGCGCTCGGCGTTCCCGAGATGAGGCTGGCCCAGAGAGGTTCCCCTTGCGAAGAGGTTTTGATCACTACCGCTGCCTGTCCGATGCTCGTTTCCAGGGCCACTGAACCCGCACTCCCCTTCCCGGCACCGCTGCCACCGATGTAGAGATTCCCGGCAGCATCGGTCCCGATACCATGACCGCTACCGCTGAACTTTCCTGAGGTGGTTTTGACCCAAAGAAGGGAGCCTTCGGCATCATACTTCGCCCAAAAGATAGCGCGCGAAGTCTGCCCAGCATTCACCCCCTGGTCGCCAAATTTTCCTTCTCCAGCAATCGCCCCCGTCACTACCACATGCCCTTGTGGATCGAGGGCGATGCCGTGACCATAATCATAACCTGCCCCACCCGCTGTGCGGATCCACAGCAAGTCCCCCGACGGAGAATACTTGGCCACAAAGAGATCGTAATCCCCGGCATTCGGCAGGGGTTTACCCAGGGCCTGGGCATCGGTGCTCTGGTAGTGACCCGTCACATAGGCATTGCCTGCGGCATCGGCCACCACACCGTACCCGCGATCAATCAAGCTGCCCCCCAGGCTGCGCACCCACAGCGTTTTCCCCTCTGGCGAGGTCTTTGCTAGAAAGAAATCAGACCCGCCTAGAGATTCACGCGGGCTGTCGCCAAAGGTTCCCGCATCCGTCGTTTCGCCCGCCCAAAAAACATGACCCGTGGTGTCCACAGCCACAGCGCGAGTCTTATCATTTTTTAAACCGCCGCCCGCAGCCACCCACTCAAAAGAGGGGCTAGCGGCGTGCAGAGAACTAGCGAGGAAAGCCGATAGGAAAAAACGAGGAAAGGACATGAGCGGAAGAGTACGCCACGCCGCCCTCAGCCCTTGAGACCAAGATGCGTATCAAAGTGACCTCCCGCCCAGCGCTCTTAGATGGGTTCTTCGATAACCGGATTTGTGAGGGAGCCGATGCCTTCGATCTCAATCGTGACGCTGTCGCCGGCCTTCAGCCAAAGAGCGGGCTGACGCGCCATGCCCACCCCGTGCGGGGTGCCAGTGAGAATCACCGTCCCGGGCAGCAGCGTCGTGCTGGCACTGAGGAATGAGATGATGGTCGGCACATCAAAGATCATGTCATTGGTGTTCCAGTCCTGCACGGCCTCACCATTGAGGATCGTTTTGATACCCAAAGCATTGGGGTTAGCGATCTCATCGCGAGTCACCAAGACGGGACCAAGAGGGCAAAAGGTGTCAAAGGTTTTGCCACGGCACCACTGGCCGCCACCACCATTTTTCTGCCAATCCCGCGCGCTCACATCATTGGCGCAGGTGTAGCCCAGCACGTACTCCAGAGCGTTTTCTTTGCGAACGTTTTTCGCTGCTTTGCCGATGACGATGGCCAGCTCGCACTCGTAGTCCACGCTGTCACTGCGCAGGGTGCGCGGCAGCTCGATGGCATCTCCTGGATTTTGCACGGCTCCTGGGCTTTTGATGAAGAGGACCGGATTCTCCGGAATCGCCGCGCCGCTTTCTTCCGCATGGAATTTGTAGTTCAGGCCGATGCAAAGAATGGCCGTCGGCTGCACGGGAGCCAGCACCTTGGCCACATCCGCCACGGTTTCCGTCACGTGAAAGTCTCCCAGGATATCTCCCTCGATGACACGGGCCGAACCATCGGTTTGTTGGGCAGCGTAGGCGATATGGCCGGAGGGATCAGAGTAACGAATGATTTTCATGAATGGAAGAAGGAGAGTGAAGTTGTACGCAGCTCAAAGGCAAGTTTAACGACGATTGAAGGCCACGCAGTCTTCATACCGTGCGCCCTGCCCGCCAAACATGTCCAAGGCACTGCCGATGGTGCCATCCACCCGCCCATGGCTCAGCACATCCAGCCGCTGCAAATCCTGCAAATGCCGGATGCCCCCCGCGTAGGTCATGGGGATGGGACTATGCTGGCCCAAGAAAGCCACGAGGGCCTCATCCATGCCCTCGCACTTGCCTTCCACATCCACGGCGTGGATGAGAAACTCCGCGCAGCAGCCGGCGAGTTGTTTCAGCGTTTCTGGCGTGACGTGTAGGTCGGTCAGCGTCTGCCAGCGATTCATCGCCACCGTCCAGCCTGTGGCCGTGGCCTTGCAGCTCAGGTCAATCACCAGCCGCTCTTTGCCTGCTGCAGCCACCATCTTTTGCAGTCGGGTTTCTGAAAAGGTACCGTCCGTTTCAAACAGGTAGCTAGTGACGATGACCTGGCTGGCTCCAGCCTCCAGATACTCCGCCGCATTGCAGGGGCGGATGCCACCGCCCACTTGCAATCCTTGTGGATAGGCCGCCAGCGCAGACTTAGCCGCCGCTTCATTGCCTGGCCCCAGCAGAATGACATGGCCTCCCGTCAACCCATCCTCCCGATACCTCTGGGCATACCAAACGGGGTCACGATCACTCACAAAATTCGTTTTCAATCCACCTCCAGAATCGCTAAGGCTAGAGCCCACGATTTGCTTCACTTGGCCATCATGGAGATCAATGCAGGGACGAAAACGGGTCATGAGAATGGCCTTCGAGGTAAGGAAGCCTCCTCTCCTCGTCAAGAGGGATTGAACAATCTCCACCCTTCCCACGTCCTGCGGGCTTGCTTTCTCCCTAAAAATGGAGTTCAGAGTCCATTGCTAAACTAACAACCATGGAATCTATCGAGATCGCGCGCCTGTGCGCCAAGTATGCCGACGAGAAGAAGGCTGAAAACATCGTGCTGCTGGACCTGCGCGGCCTGTCGCCTGTGACGGACTTTTTTGTCATTGCCACCGCCAGCTCCAACCCCCAACTGCGCGCCGTACGGGATAACATTGTGGATGAACTCCGCGACACTCACGGTCAGCGCCCGATCATCAGCGATGGCACCTATGAGAGCCAGTGGTTGATCCTGAATTATCCCAACGTCCTCGTCCACGTCCAGTCTCCTGAAAAGCGCGAGTATTACGTCTTGGAAGAGCTGTGGGGCGATGCACCTAAACTGGACTGGCAGGACACAGCCCCTGTGGGTGAGCCGACACCGCGTGTGAAAAAGCCAAAGGCCAAAAAGGCCCCCGTTAAAAAAGTCGCTGCGAAGAAGGCTCCAGCCAAAAAAGCCGCCGCAAAGAAGGCCGCGAAAAAGAAATAATTTCTCCAGGCTCAAGGCCACCGTTTCATTCAAAGGCTCTCGTCATGCGTGACGAGAGCCTTTTTTGTTAGGTCGGTCTAGGCACGTTGCAGCGCCCCGACCTCGATATTGGCTTGACGTAACCTGGCCGAGATCTCTCGCGTCAACTCATGCAACAGAGAGATCTTCAAGGCTGGATGCGTCTCCGTAAGCGCTGCAAACCAAGCTCGGGGGATGACCAAGCACTTCACCTGGTCCATCGCCACCACATCGGCAGAGCGTGGAGAACCATCCAAAAAGGCCATCTCCCCCACAGTCATTCCAGCCGTCAGCACATCAATACGCTGACGGTTCTGGCCCTCTCCACGGATCTGCACCTCCACATTGCCAGAGAGCACCACCAGCATCTCATCCGCGCTTTCTCCGGCATGGATGAGGGTATCTCCCATCTCATACTTGCGTGTGGACAGTTCATTTCTCAGCAGGATCATGTCTTCCGCAGTGCAACTGCGGAAGAGGGCGCATTCCTCCAAAGGCAATGAGCCTGAGGGGCGCCAGGTCGCCCCGGTCACCTCCAGCAAAAGAGAATCTTCACTGGCCTCCAAAGCCGCATCTTCCGTCGCAAACAGGGCACTGGCAGGCACCCCCATTTCCATCAACGGCTGGCACAGGCGTCCCGGTTGGCAATAGACCATCCGCACACCGAGCTGGGTGAGCCGAGAGCGCAGCTCCTCCATCAGCCGCAGGCTCACGGCATCGGCACTCACCACGGCGCGTAGATCTAAAATGAGGTGCAAACAGCCCGCATCCGAAAGCTGCATGGCCCGCCTCAGCACGGGCTCAAAGGTGGTAAAAATAAGCCCGCCCTGAAGCGCTAAAATTTGGATGCGCGAGCCGCAACGCCGCAGCGTCTCCCGCGCCGAAGGGGGCAACCGCCGCCGCGCCATCACCTCCCCGCCATGGTAGGCCAGTCGCACCGCCGTGCGCGGCGTCGCGGCTGGATTCAGCATGTGCAGAGCCAGTTCCCGCGAAAGATCCGTGCAGACGCGTATGCCCCGGAGGCTATTTCCCTGGGAGTCCAGCGGTGGGGAAAAGACCCCAATGCCAAGCTGCCCCGGCAGCACGGCTAAGATCCCGCCGCCCACCCCACTCTTAGCCGGTAGCCCAACTCGGTAAATCCATTCGCCCGACCAGTCATACATCCCGCAGGTGGCCATCACCCCCAGCACATTGTCCACATACTCGGCTGCGATGGCACGTTTTTGTGTGATGGGGTTGATCCCTTGATTCGCCAAAGTCGCCCCCATGATGGCCAAATCCCGACAGGTCACTCGGATGGAACATTGTTGGAAATAGGTCTCCAGTGTCTCATGGGGATCTTCATCAATGATGCCAAAATTACGCAGTAACCACCCGATGGCTCGATTGCGATGCCCCGTCTCGCTTTCGCTTTGGTAGATCGCCTGATCAATGTCCAACGTCCGTCCTGCAAACCCACCTAGATAGGCCAGGATACGCTCGATCCGAGAGTGTTCATCCTTGGGCAAGACCTGACCACAAGTGGCTATGGCCCCGGCATTGATCATCGGGTTAAATGGCGCTCCCGTCCCCTCTTTGAGGCTGATGGCATTAAAAGCTTCACCCGAGGGCTCCACCCCGATGCGTGAAAGCACGTGCTCTTCACCCCGGTCTTCCAGGGCCAATCCATAGGCCAGGGCCTTGGACACTGACTGGATGGTGAAACTGTGACGCGTATCCCCGACTTCGTAAACATGGCCATCGCGGGTGGCGATGCAGATGCCAAAGAGCCGGGGATCCGCCTTGGATAGTTCAGGGATGTAATCCGCGACATGACCGTCCATCACAGACGCGTAGCGGGCATGGAGTGTCTTTAGATACTCTTGGATGGGAGAGACCATAGCGTGCAATCAGCACGGAAGATGCCAGCATTCGCCAAATCATAAATCGTCCCACGAGTGGGTAAATAGGAATGACCACCTCCAATTGTGTAGGAAGAACAGAAAAATGATTTTGAAGCTCCACTCAAAATAACTCAGACTGCCCACTCAAGGGCGGGATCAGCCCCAGTTTGCGATAGGCGGCAGGCATGGCCACGCGACCCCGTGGGGTGCGCTTCACGAAACCCTGCATGACCAGGTAGGGCTCATGCACATCTTCCAGGGTGGATGCATCTTCACTGACGGAGACGGCGATGCTATTCAGCCCCACGGGCCCACCTTCAAATTTGTGGATGAGAGCCTCCAGGAAACGTTTGTCCATTTCGTCCAGGCCCGTCTCATCAATGTCCCGCATGGTCAGCGCCTGGCTGGCGACGGCCTCATTGATCATGCCCTGAGATTTCACCTGGGCATAGTCACGCACCCAGCGCAGCAGGTGGTTGGCGATACGCGGTGTGCCACGGGACCGACGGGCGATTTCAGAAGCCCCCGCAGCATCCATCTCCACTTTCATCAGGCGGGCGCTGCGCAGGAGAATGTGCTGCAGTTCCTCCGTGGTGTAATAATCCAGCCGATTCGGGATACCAAAACGGCTGCGCATGGGCGCGGTCAGCATACCAGCCCGCGTGGTCGCCCCCACAAGAGTGAAAGGAGGCAGGTCAATGCGGATGGTGCGGGCCTTCGGCCCCTGGTCAATGATGATATCCAGCCGAAAGTCCTCGATGGCTGGATATAGGTATTCTTCGATGCTAGGATGCAGGCGGTGGATCTCATCAATGAAGAGGATGTCCCGCTCCTGAAGATTCGTGAGGATACCCGCGAGGTCCCCTGCCCGCTCGATCTGTGGCCCGCTGGTGGTGTGCAGTCGGGAGCCCACGGCACTGGCAATGAGATTGGCCAGCGTGGTTTTGCCCAGGCCTGGCGGGCCACAAAGCAAGGCGTGGTCCAGAGGTTCATTGCGCATCTTGGCCGCCTCCACCATGACCAGGAGGTTTTCCTTCACCTTGGTCTGGCCGTGGAATTCATCGAAATCACCCGGACGCAGGGCGAGATCGAAAGGAGAGTCGGCTTCGTTGAGGGAGGGGTTCACAGGATGGCTGCGTAACTGACCTTAATCGTTTGAACAGTCAACCCCGCCTTACAGCTTAAACTTGGCGCACTGGCCCATGAAGGCTTTCGGATTTTCCAGAGCCACGCGCTGGATCATCTCCGCCGTCCAGCCGCGCTGGCGCATGGCCTGCATGGTCTTGGGGACGGCTAGGGGATCACTGATACCCCAGTCGCAGGCGCTGTTCATCCAGATGCGTTCTGCCTGCCGCTGTTCCAGCATATCAATGGCGCGGTGCGGGGTGCATTTACTCTCTGGGTAAAGCGTGATGCCGGCCCAGAAACCATGGTCCAGCACATGATCAATCGTGTGCTCTTCCACATGGTCAATGATCACTCGCTCAGGGTTGATCTTCGGGAAGTTTTTCAGCGCATCCACAATGAGGCGGGTGCCCTTGAGCTTGTCCTCCAAATGCGGGGTGTGGATGAGCACCAGTTGATCATGATCCTGCGCCACCTGCACATGCTGCTCAAAGATCCGCAGCTCATTGCGGCTGTTTTTATTCAGGCCGATCTCGCCAATCCCGAGCACGCCAGGCTTATCTAAAAATTGTGGAATCAGGGCGATGACCTCTTCAGCCAATTTTGTGTCTTCCGCCTCTTTCGGATTGATGCACAGCCAGCAGTAATGCTGGATGCCAAATCTGGCCGCGCGCTTCGGCTCATACTCTGTGATCTGGCGGAAGTAATCGTAAAATCCATCCGCCGAGGCGCGGTCAAATCCGGCCCAAAAGGCTGGCTCACAGATGGCTTGGCAACCCGCGATGGCCATGCGCTCATAATCATCCGTGGTGCGGCTGACCATGTGACCGTGAGGTTCAATGTATTGCATTGGAGAAAGTGAGGTAAAGGATGGCCCCGCCCGGGTTTAGCCTTGCGCTTTAAACGCACCGATAGCCCCCTGCATGGTGGCTTTTTCGATGGGCTCCGAACTCGGATCACTAAAGCTGAGCAGGATCTCCTGCGCCCGAGTGGGTGAATTGAGCGAGAGTTGCGCGATGGCATTCTTCAAGGCCTGAACACGGAAGTCCCCCTCCTGCCCGCCACGCTGGACGCGGTCCAGAAAGGCAGCGAGGTCAATGAGCTTGGAGCGAGCATCCATGAAGCCAAGGTCCACAAGGTTCACGGAGGTTGGAGGAGTCCAGGTAGGCATGGCGGAAAATAGGCAGGGTTTGGACACTGGCAAGGGGGTGCATGGGATTCAGCAATTCTCCAAGCCCAGGCTGCACAAAACATCCACTTTACAGGACGATTATCCTAGATACTGACATCTCATGGCTGCAAAGAAATCTGTCCGCAAAACACCGCCCGCGCACGAGATGCCCCCGGAGGCCATCGGAGAGTTTGTCGGCAGACGGGTGAAAAAACTGCGCACGGACCGCGGCTGGTCTTTAGAGGAGTTGGCCCAGACCAGTGGTGTGAGTCGGTCCATGCTCAGCGAGATCGAACGCGAACGCGCGAATCCTACCCTGACAGTCACCTTTCGTATCGCCCGGGCCTTTGGCATGACTTTGCAAGACCTCATCGGCAGCGTGGAAGAAGCCGCCCCAAAGATCCAAGTGATCCGCAGCCGAGATCGCGCCCAAGTATTCCGCTCAGACAAGCAGTGTGAGATCCGCACCCTCTCCCCGCTGAATCTGGAAAAGGACGTCGAATTTTATGAAGTCACTTTGCGCCCAGGAGGGGTCCTGCGCAGCCAGCCCCACTTCGAAGGCACGCGCGAATTTTTGACTGTGGAAGAAGGCCTCGTGCGGCTGGAATCCGACGGTGCCACCGAAGATCTGGGCAAAGGCGACTCGGGCACGTACCCAGCCGATGTACCCCATGCCATCGTCAATGCAGGCCCGGGCGATGCCCTGGTTTTTCTGGTCGTTATTTATCGTTAGACTTAGCCCAACCTGATCATGATCCCCCACTCAACCTCACGCCGTCAGTTCATCGCCCGTGCCGCTGCGGCCGGTCTTCTCATCACCAATTCACGCGTCGCCTTTGGTTCACAAGCCAATGCAAAAATACGTCTCGGCGTCATCGGCTGCGGTGGTCGCGGCACCTTCACTACCGAACAGTTTGTGGCGAATGGTGGGTATGAAATCGCAGCGGCTGCGGATGCCTTTCAAGACAAGCTGGATGCTTTTGGCGACCTTTACCAAGTGCCGAAGGACAAACGTTTTGTGGGCCTGGATGCCTACAAGCAGATGCTGGCCAGCGGTGCGGTGGATGCCGTGCATGTCGTGAGCCCATCCTACTTCCACAATGAGCAGGCCGCTGCTGCGGTGGATGCTGGCAAGCACGTGTTTGTGGCCAAACCCATCGCCATTGATGTGCCAGGCATCCGCACTTTCGAAGAAACCGCCAAGTTGGCGGAGACAAAGGGTCTCACCTTCATGGTGGATTTTCAGACTCAAGGGGATGACCTCTACGTCGAAGGCATCAAGCGCGTGAATGAGGGTGCCCTGGGAGATCTGATGTTTGGCGAAGGCTTTCACCACATGGGCCGTCTCGCCCGCCAGGCTGAGGATGGCGCGCCCGGCGCACGTCTGCGTAACTGGGTCTTCGACAAAGCCCTCTCGGGCGACATCATCGTAGAGCAAAACATTCACAGTGTGGATGTGATGGTGCGGCTGATGAATGCCGCCCCGGTGCGCGTTACAGGCCATGGTGGCCGCAAAGGACGTGTGGATGTGGGTGACTGCTGGGACCACTTTGCCCTCATGTTTGAATTTCCTGGGGACGTACCGTGGACCTACACCTCCCGCCAGTTTGATCCCGGTGGCGTCCCGGGCGGCATGGTGAATAATCTCATCGGCAGCAAAGGGGCCTTCCTCAGCAAATTCGGTGGTGACATCATGATTCGTGGTGGCAAGGACACCTTCTGGCGCGGAGGTAAAAACCCGAACATTTACAAAACCGGCACTGATACCAACATCAGCCGCTTTGCTGCCGCCATCCATGGCGGTGACAAGGACATCACCCGCGCCACCGTCCCCCTGGCCGTGCGCAGCACCCTCACCGCCATTCTGGGCCGGAATGCCGCCTATCAACAGGGCAGCCTGACCTGGGAAGAACTCCAAAAGGATACCGCCAAACTGGAAGTGGATACCACCACTCTCTTGAGCTGAGGTGCGGCCAATAACGGGCCTCAGAAAAAACACATCATCTTCTAATAAACCGCACTGGGTTCCGTTATACTGGAACCCAGTGCCGTTTTATATGCGGCCGCAACAACCCGCCTCATGCAGCCACCATGCGACATCGCCTTCTTTTCTTCGCCCTTGCCATATTGATCCCGCTCCAACTCCGAGGCCAGATACCTGCGGAATTGGTCAAAGCGGAACGAGCCAAAATCCTCGCTGGAGTGACCAGCCTGCCTAAAACAGGAGCCCCTGGCCCCATCGCCATTTGGGGGAATATGGCCTTTCCTCTACTGGCCGCAGCCAGCGGCCGCGAAGCCAATGAACTGGCCGTGGCCGCAGCCGCAGGTTATGGCAAAGGGCGCATCATCCTCTTTGGTCACAACAGTTACCTAGATGGCAACGCCGGCGGCGATCACGCTCAGTTGATGGAGAATTGCGTGAATTGGGCAGCGAATAAAACCAAACCACGCATCGGCCTCAAAGGCGTAAACGCAGTGGCATTTTTCGATCAACGGGGATTCAAGGCGGAGAGTTTCAGTGACCTCAACGAAAAGACTTTGAATGGTTTTGATGTGGTCATCCTCAATGCTCAAAGCATCACCGATCCCGCCCCGGGAGCCGTCGTCGCAGACTGGATCAAAAAAGGCGGCGGCCTCATTGCCGGCATGACTGGCTGGGCCTTTGGCCAAACCAGTGGGGGCAAAGACCTCGCTGTCTCCCATGGCCTCAATCAAGCCCTCATGCCTGCTGGCGTGGCCTTCACTGACATGAGCGCCTTTGACTCCCTGAGCACTTTCCAGGCTAGGCCAGACCTTCCGTCTTTGATGAATGCCTCGGAAGCCATTCAGGCCCTGAAAAAACAAAGCGGTGGCGGTGCAGTCCTGACCCCTGAAGAAGTCAAACAATCCTCCAGCGCCATTCAAGTGGCCCTGGCTGCCCAGCCACCGGATCGTAGCAATCTCCGCGATGCGGTCACTGCTGCACTGGGCAATACGGGCGCCAACAGCCCCATCCCCACCAAGACGGCACCGCTGACTCAAGAGCAACATGCCTCTGCACGCATTCGGTTAGGCATGGAGACACGTGTCCTCCGCCTGGCCACCGGGGAAAAGGCGACTCCACACCCAGCCCACGAAGCCTTTCCAGGCAAAGCCCCTGCGGACGCGCCTAGAATCACTCGTGAGGTGAAGATTGCCCCCGCCATCCCCGGCTGGACCAGCACAGGGCTTTACGCGGCCGCAGGCGAGACCCTTCAAGTCACCATCCCAGCAGCCATGGCCAACCAAGGCTACGCGGTACGCATCGGCTGCCATTCAGACACGTTGTATCATTTAGACACCTGGTCGCGAGCACCCGATATTTGTAAAACGGCCCCTCTGAATACTCCGACCACCCAAACAGCCAGTGCCTTTGGAGGCCTCGTTTACATTGAGGTTCCAAGCCGTGCTGACGGGGATGAATCCTTTGTTGTCACCATCCAAGGCGGCATCGCAGCCCCGCTCTTTGTGCTGGGCCAGGATGATGATGCTCAGTGGAACAACGAGATCAAAAAACGCCCTGCTCCCTGGGCCGAACTGGCCTGTGACAAAATGATTCTCAGCGTGCCTACCGAGGTCGCACGAACCGTCACCACACCGACCCAACTCATGCAATTTTGGAAACAAGTGGTGGAGGCCCAAGATGACATCAGCAACCAAACGGCTGAGCGTAAACGCCCCGAACGCATGGTAGCCGATGTGCAAATCAGCGCTGGCTTCATGCACAGTGGCTACCCCATTATGCTACATGTTCCAGAGGCTTTGGAAATGGTGACCTACAACCGCATCAAATTTCCAGGCTGGGGATATCATCACGAAATCGGGCATAACCATCAGCGTGGTCACTTCACGTTTGACGGCACGGGCGAGGTCACCAACAACGTGCTGGGCATGTATGTGTATGAAGCCGTGCTGAAAAAAGACTGGCTCATCGGCCACACCGCCATCACTCCGGAAAGGCGAAAAGAGAACCTCACTAAAATCAAACAAGCCTCCGATAAATGGGCCACGTGGAAGAGCGATCCTTTCTTGGCTCTGCATACTTACATTCAGTTAGTCCAGGCCTTTGGTTGGGAAAGCTGGCGCGGGTATCT of the Prosthecobacter dejongeii genome contains:
- the rsfS gene encoding ribosome silencing factor, yielding MESIEIARLCAKYADEKKAENIVLLDLRGLSPVTDFFVIATASSNPQLRAVRDNIVDELRDTHGQRPIISDGTYESQWLILNYPNVLVHVQSPEKREYYVLEELWGDAPKLDWQDTAPVGEPTPRVKKPKAKKAPVKKVAAKKAPAKKAAAKKAAKKK
- the nth gene encoding endonuclease III, with amino-acid sequence MTKAERATYVLQRLGQLYPDPPVPLDHTDAYTLLVAVLLSAQCTDVRVNLITPKLWSLGRTPQEIARVPVAEIEKIVKPCGLGPQKAKAIQKLSEILVEKYGGQVPADLALLEELPGVGHKTAQVVMAQSFGVPSFPVDTHIHRLAQRWKLTEGKNVTQTERDLKRLFPESAWNKLHLQIIFYGREFCSARGCDGTVCEICTTLFPERKRALKTKKA
- a CDS encoding fumarylacetoacetate hydrolase family protein; the encoded protein is MKIIRYSDPSGHIAYAAQQTDGSARVIEGDILGDFHVTETVADVAKVLAPVQPTAILCIGLNYKFHAEESGAAIPENPVLFIKSPGAVQNPGDAIELPRTLRSDSVDYECELAIVIGKAAKNVRKENALEYVLGYTCANDVSARDWQKNGGGGQWCRGKTFDTFCPLGPVLVTRDEIANPNALGIKTILNGEAVQDWNTNDMIFDVPTIISFLSASTTLLPGTVILTGTPHGVGMARQPALWLKAGDSVTIEIEGIGSLTNPVIEEPI
- a CDS encoding SBBP repeat-containing protein, whose protein sequence is MSFPRFFLSAFLASSLHAASPSFEWVAAGGGLKNDKTRAVAVDTTGHVFWAGETTDAGTFGDSPRESLGGSDFFLAKTSPEGKTLWVRSLGGSLIDRGYGVVADAAGNAYVTGHYQSTDAQALGKPLPNAGDYDLFVAKYSPSGDLLWIRTAGGAGYDYGHGIALDPQGHVVVTGAIAGEGKFGDQGVNAGQTSRAIFWAKYDAEGSLLWVKTTSGKFSGSGHGIGTDAAGNLYIGGSGAGKGSAGSVALETSIGQAAVVIKTSSQGEPLWASLISGTPSAGFHEITVDAAGAVTGVGMFKGRVKLGEQSYETSNEKDNDGLVVHFSPEGKALWHQVIQGPGVDYCLGVATDASGQVYVTGEFSATATFAGQTLTSLGGTDIYTAAFDAKGKLEWLLPNGGAKGDNAYTLVWQPGYLILGGGCAGPTAFGKKSMTSPAAAEAYAAKLKLP
- a CDS encoding 3D domain-containing protein, whose product is MSKKGTRITAVRTTAYTHSESDHIQYGARTAVGSQLKYGSVLRSAAADWSVYPVGTIFQIEGTPYIYQVDDYGSALVGTNTIDIYQPTRAHMNAWGVRHVNIRVLRWGSKSKSLAIMKDRQKYDHVRKMVQRLQRS
- the hisA gene encoding phosphoribosylformimino-5-aminoimidazole carboxamide ribotide isomerase codes for the protein MTRFRPCIDLHDGQVKQIVGSSLSDSGGGLKTNFVSDRDPVWYAQRYREDGLTGGHVILLGPGNEAAAKSALAAYPQGLQVGGGIRPCNAAEYLEAGASQVIVTSYLFETDGTFSETRLQKMVAAAGKERLVIDLSCKATATGWTVAMNRWQTLTDLHVTPETLKQLAGCCAEFLIHAVDVEGKCEGMDEALVAFLGQHSPIPMTYAGGIRHLQDLQRLDVLSHGRVDGTIGSALDMFGGQGARYEDCVAFNRR